Proteins found in one Sulfolobales archaeon genomic segment:
- a CDS encoding transcription elongation factor Spt5, with the protein MGSEESIEPQKGSGGREGITQLFAVRTTGGQETNVALMIEMFVESSNQGGKKIDVRAIVVPPGIKGYVILEVPSLHMVYQAVKDIKHVKGKAAGAVSFKDLEKMLKPVPVIEELKEKMVVEIVAGPFKGLRGTIQSIDKNRMEVSVAIVESQFPMNITVPADFVKPVKQQ; encoded by the coding sequence ATGGGCTCCGAGGAATCTATCGAGCCTCAGAAAGGATCTGGTGGGAGGGAGGGGATAACACAGCTATTCGCGGTAAGAACCACTGGAGGTCAGGAAACCAATGTAGCCCTTATGATAGAGATGTTTGTAGAATCATCTAACCAAGGCGGTAAAAAAATAGATGTGAGAGCCATAGTTGTTCCTCCAGGGATAAAGGGCTATGTGATCCTAGAGGTGCCAAGCCTACACATGGTATACCAGGCTGTGAAAGATATAAAGCATGTTAAAGGCAAGGCAGCGGGGGCCGTTAGCTTCAAGGATCTCGAGAAGATGCTCAAACCAGTCCCAGTGATAGAGGAGCTTAAGGAGAAGATGGTGGTTGAAATAGTAGCAGGGCCCTTCAAAGGTCTTAGAGGCACTATACAGAGTATCGATAAAAATAGGATGGAGGTATCAGTGGCTATAGTGGAGTCTCAGTTCCCAATGAATATAACAGTCCCCGCGGACTTTGTCAAGCCTGTGAAACAACAATAG
- a CDS encoding thiolase family protein, with amino-acid sequence MLLRFDNIVILSAVRTPIGKFGKSLRDLRAPELGSIAIREAIARSGVEVEDIGLVVMGNVIRAGGGMLTAKQASILAGIPATTECLNVDMVCSSGMASIATAALYLEKGVVNIAVAGGMESMSSSPYLIPQSLRWGVPHLTNRSLSIYDSMLVDGLTDPFTGYHMGKIADLYARRIGAPREDLDLIALESHMRASKARDSGFFKDEITPIKLSKNGNTYYLEHDEGIRDDLTLEKLRSMKPVFTPEGPHTAGNSSQLSDGAAAIILAREDYARERGYKPIARLKMYSGVDTESSEFPWAPVPAVREILRAAELEPGEIDLYENNEAFAVSTYIFVKELGIPMSRLNIHGGAIALGHPLGATGTRLVVTLINALRRRGGRRGIASMCHGLGGATALYIELI; translated from the coding sequence ATGCTACTCAGATTCGATAATATAGTTATATTATCAGCTGTTAGAACACCTATAGGGAAGTTCGGCAAAAGCCTAAGAGATCTCAGAGCCCCAGAGCTAGGCTCAATAGCTATTAGAGAGGCTATAGCTAGATCAGGTGTTGAGGTTGAGGACATAGGATTAGTTGTTATGGGAAACGTTATAAGGGCTGGGGGTGGGATGCTAACTGCGAAGCAGGCCTCTATATTAGCTGGTATACCCGCTACCACGGAGTGTCTGAATGTAGATATGGTATGCTCATCTGGAATGGCATCTATAGCTACAGCTGCCCTATATCTAGAGAAAGGGGTTGTAAACATCGCAGTCGCAGGTGGTATGGAGAGCATGAGCAGCTCTCCATATCTAATCCCCCAGAGCCTTAGATGGGGGGTTCCCCATCTAACCAATAGATCTCTTAGTATCTATGATTCCATGTTGGTTGATGGGTTAACAGATCCGTTCACAGGTTATCATATGGGGAAGATAGCGGATCTATATGCTAGGAGGATAGGTGCTCCAAGGGAGGATCTTGATTTAATAGCGCTTGAAAGCCATATGAGAGCCTCTAAAGCGAGAGACTCGGGGTTCTTCAAAGACGAGATAACACCGATCAAGCTGAGCAAGAATGGGAATACATATTATTTAGAGCATGATGAGGGGATAAGAGACGATCTTACGCTGGAGAAGCTAAGGAGTATGAAACCTGTTTTCACACCAGAAGGCCCCCATACAGCGGGCAACTCATCCCAGCTAAGCGATGGGGCTGCAGCTATAATCCTTGCTAGGGAGGACTATGCTAGGGAGAGGGGGTATAAACCAATAGCTAGGCTTAAAATGTACTCAGGCGTAGACACTGAGTCAAGCGAGTTCCCCTGGGCACCTGTACCGGCTGTGAGGGAGATTCTGAGGGCTGCGGAGCTAGAGCCAGGGGAGATAGATCTTTATGAGAATAATGAGGCATTCGCTGTATCAACATATATATTTGTTAAAGAGCTTGGCATACCCATGAGCAGGTTAAATATACATGGAGGCGCAATAGCTCTTGGACACCCACTAGGCGCTACAGGCACTAGGCTAGTTGTAACCCTTATAAATGCCCTTAGACGTAGAGGGGGGAGAAGGGGTATAGCGTCTATGTGCCACGGGCTTGGAGGAGCCACAGCTCTCTATATAGAGCTTATATAG
- a CDS encoding DUF47 family protein, which produces MAEEYVNPYDMSRLSIAEMNLLEKMRSDSRILWNEVSELKTMFQEILVGNIHGARGRMEKIRKLKEDLQVEGFKTLEYLVRTGLGLQFKDIYAEVITGMISVGESAADISLYLDILNTGSSVPSDISKSIEDLISMVEGQTRKLEDLLVSLNSNPQTAPKDAIEIERLEEQADEIYRNTIPYIVKNLSKSPDTMVPMMEIIERLEGISDTLWRLSIYLKYVAMHRV; this is translated from the coding sequence TTGGCAGAGGAATATGTTAACCCCTATGATATGAGTAGACTTAGCATAGCCGAGATGAATCTCCTTGAGAAGATGAGGAGCGACTCTAGGATCCTATGGAACGAGGTGTCAGAGCTAAAAACAATGTTCCAAGAGATCCTGGTTGGTAATATACATGGTGCAAGGGGTAGGATGGAGAAGATAAGGAAGCTTAAAGAGGATCTCCAGGTAGAGGGGTTTAAAACCCTGGAATATCTTGTGAGGACTGGGTTGGGCCTTCAATTTAAAGATATATATGCTGAGGTCATCACAGGTATGATCTCTGTTGGTGAGAGTGCGGCAGATATATCATTATATCTAGATATACTCAACACAGGATCATCGGTGCCAAGCGATATATCAAAGTCTATAGAGGATCTCATATCAATGGTTGAAGGACAGACTAGGAAGCTAGAGGATCTACTTGTAAGCCTTAACTCAAATCCACAGACAGCCCCCAAAGATGCTATAGAGATCGAGAGGTTGGAGGAGCAGGCTGATGAGATATATAGAAACACAATACCATATATAGTTAAGAACCTCTCTAAATCACCCGATACGATGGTGCCTATGATGGAGATTATAGAGAGGCTTGAGGGGATATCTGATACGCTTTGGAGGCTCTCTATATATCTCAAATATGTGGCTATGCATA
- the hisG gene encoding ATP phosphoribosyltransferase has translation MPKGSLEKHVYEFLERAGYTLIGRERSYRPLINDPDICVKILRPQEIPIYVYEGLHDIGITGLDWVLEQGLGDKLPILLELGIGRVKLVLATPKGSGYRDAEDLIKRFADEDRILRISTEYLNTSARYISSRRSYRERYGSTYPLIITPWGRWGENRMVQIILSFGATEAKPPEEADAIIDVSETGTTLESNGLEAIDVVLESQAVLIANPSSLKDRAKAEKISDIVAIFRGVIDARSRYHIFINVRRSNLEELLKILPALKSPTISPLADPEWVAINTVIGKEDLIKIMPVLRRLAQGLVVYEPKLVIPLEDLGRG, from the coding sequence ATACCCAAGGGATCTCTTGAGAAACACGTTTATGAATTCCTTGAAAGGGCTGGCTATACCCTCATAGGTAGGGAGAGGAGTTATAGACCATTAATAAATGATCCCGATATATGTGTTAAGATCCTCAGGCCCCAGGAGATACCTATATATGTCTATGAGGGGCTCCATGATATAGGTATAACGGGTCTTGACTGGGTTCTAGAGCAGGGTTTAGGCGATAAGCTACCCATACTACTTGAACTCGGAATTGGCAGGGTTAAGCTTGTTCTTGCAACCCCTAAGGGGTCTGGGTATAGAGATGCTGAGGATCTCATCAAGAGGTTTGCCGATGAAGATAGGATCCTTAGGATCTCTACTGAGTATCTCAATACATCAGCTCGATATATATCGAGTAGGAGGAGCTATAGAGAGAGGTATGGCTCAACATACCCCCTAATTATAACCCCATGGGGGAGGTGGGGTGAGAATAGAATGGTTCAGATAATCCTATCATTCGGAGCAACAGAGGCTAAGCCTCCTGAGGAGGCTGATGCTATAATAGATGTGTCCGAGACAGGCACTACACTTGAGAGTAACGGGTTAGAGGCGATAGATGTTGTGCTAGAGTCACAGGCGGTCCTCATAGCAAACCCATCTTCGCTCAAGGATAGAGCTAAGGCTGAGAAGATCTCAGATATAGTTGCTATATTCAGAGGCGTGATAGACGCTAGATCTAGATATCATATCTTCATAAATGTGAGGAGGAGCAATTTAGAAGAGCTCCTAAAGATCCTCCCAGCCCTTAAGAGCCCCACAATAAGCCCCCTAGCAGATCCCGAGTGGGTAGCTATAAACACTGTTATCGGTAAAGAAGATCTTATAAAGATCATGCCGGTGCTCAGGAGACTCGCACAGGGCCTAGTCGTTTATGAGCCCAAGCTAGTCATACCACTCGAGGATCTTGGGAGGGGCTAG